From a single Thermoplasmatales archaeon genomic region:
- a CDS encoding response regulator: MIKEILFVDDDEEILEAARTSLEVYGYRVITAKSGKECLEKIERADIVFLDIKMPGMNGIETLKEIKKRKPFLPVIMITAYATVDTAIEAMKEGASDYIRKPFDFEELEKSILAAIEDIKFKKFEEFYEENYLDIFLKMTKERKGICITREFDVLKDAKNIKIIPLERELKPRKIEEIKREIEENIEEGNVILLMNLEYILNNNNFIATREFLDWLNKKSASKNSKLIISANFEKINAKERQILQDLIVDVHLGIFSESISSYIRRKIISLLSDGGSYPFTKIAQEIGIDDNPKLSFHLKKLKDDGVLEQDDEKRYRLSKIGKEIAEFLKNMKENKMKRPFWMSFK; encoded by the coding sequence ATGATAAAGGAGATACTTTTTGTTGATGATGATGAGGAAATTCTTGAAGCAGCGAGGACATCTCTTGAAGTATATGGGTATAGGGTTATTACCGCCAAAAGCGGGAAGGAGTGTCTGGAAAAAATTGAAAGAGCTGATATTGTTTTTCTTGATATAAAAATGCCAGGTATGAACGGGATTGAAACGCTTAAGGAGATTAAAAAAAGGAAGCCATTTTTGCCTGTGATAATGATAACTGCATATGCAACTGTTGATACCGCCATAGAGGCAATGAAAGAAGGGGCAAGTGATTATATAAGGAAGCCATTTGATTTTGAGGAACTTGAAAAAAGCATACTGGCAGCAATAGAGGATATAAAATTTAAAAAATTTGAGGAATTTTATGAAGAAAATTATCTTGATATATTTCTAAAGATGACTAAAGAAAGAAAGGGAATATGCATTACAAGGGAATTTGATGTTCTGAAAGATGCAAAAAATATAAAGATTATCCCTCTTGAAAGGGAATTGAAACCAAGAAAGATAGAGGAAATTAAGAGGGAAATAGAGGAAAATATAGAAGAAGGGAATGTTATTCTTCTTATGAACCTTGAATATATTTTAAATAATAACAATTTTATTGCTACAAGGGAATTTCTTGACTGGCTGAATAAAAAAAGTGCTTCAAAAAATTCAAAACTTATAATATCTGCAAATTTTGAAAAGATAAATGCAAAGGAAAGGCAAATTTTACAGGATTTGATAGTAGATGTTCATCTGGGAATATTCTCGGAATCCATATCAAGTTATATAAGGAGGAAAATAATAAGTTTGCTTTCAGACGGAGGAAGCTATCCATTTACAAAAATAGCTCAGGAAATAGGGATAGATGATAACCCAAAGCTCAGTTTTCATCTTAAAAAATTAAAAGATGATGGTGTTTTGGAGCAAGATGATGAGAAAAGATACAGATTATCAAAAATTGGAAAGGAAATAGCAGAATTTTTGAAAAATATGAAAGAAAATAAGATGAAAAGACCTTTCTGGATGTCATTTAAATAG